A portion of the Lathamus discolor isolate bLatDis1 chromosome 5, bLatDis1.hap1, whole genome shotgun sequence genome contains these proteins:
- the MKKS gene encoding molecular chaperone MKKS, whose protein sequence is MSRLEAKKPSLFITDPLTKDGVSQSLSLLSGILKSCYGPAGRLKQLHNGVGGYVCTTSQSSAILSRLPVSHPVLGVLMASVQNHISRFSDCGLFTAILCCSLIENFKSLNVASCTVIQISKHLLSLCMDYLKSEACGCRVAVDFSSVETLLCLVRSVLRSKPACMLNKTEVDHLTTLILKAFLFTVPCDAQSNAVLGKCVIVPMKGRRVMDSAVLPGLLIETPEIQLAKPLTIKRTCSNMIKIALFCVSMSGDSFNPKEGTITVHHGISLEMSELNQLLNVGKQLVTDEVGLVVCQKVIHPSLKQYLKENGVIAVDRAGLSLMEPLSRMTGSKPIASIHNLSSGCYGSLKDMCIESFASRNFVHLIPNDTVVCSLILCNRSETAWDELKRACETAEHVLQLTLKEPLALLGGGCTETHLASYIRHKSCSLSTSSFEDIDCSQTQYQLVADGFCRSLESVARCLNHDEGEILTDMVYGHCWFVPPGFPPVSSWSDLVTKCGCGINGNGENLKWRLLQGQFGSAVTQECPKEPLVKVDDFLTLDCYAAKCSGLQVALETANLILDLLYVIKDQN, encoded by the exons ATGTCTCGTCTTGAAGCTAAAAAGCCTTCGTTATTTATTACTGACCCTTTAACTAAAGATGGAGTTAGTCAGTCACTGTCCCTGCTGAGTGGAATATTAAAATCTTGCTATGGTCCTGCTGGTCGGCTCAAACAGCTCCACAATGGTGTGGGAGGCTATGTTTGTACAACTTCACAATCTTCAGCTATACTCAGTCGTCTTCCTGTCAGTCATCCTGTGTTAGGTGTTTTGATGGCCTCTGTACAGAACCATATATCCCGCTTCAGTGACTGCGGGTTATTTactgccattctctgctgtagTTTGATTGAAAACTTTAAAAGCCTAAATGTTGCATCTTGCACTGTCATTCAAATAAGCAAGCATCTTTTGAGTCTGTGTATGGACTACCTCAAATCCGAGGCCTGTGGTTGCAGAGTGGCTGTGGATTTTAGCAGTGTTGAGACTCTTCTTTGTTTGGTACGTAGTGTATTAAGAAGCAAACCTGCTTGCATGCTTAATAAAACAGAGGTTGATCATCTCACCACACTgattttaaaggcttttctaTTTACTGTTCCATGTGATGCTCAGAGTAATGCTGTTTTAGGAAAGTGTGTAATAGTACCCATGAAAGGTAGAAGAGTTATGGATTCTGCAGTTCTTCCTGGACTACTAATAGAAACCCCAGAAATCCAATTGGCAAAACCACTTACTATCAAAAGAACTTGTTCAAACATGATCAAGATAGCCCTTTTCTGTGTATCCATGTCAGGAGACAGCTTCAACCCTAAAGAAGGAACTATAACTGTCCATCACGGAATTTCTCTAGAAATGTCAGAGCTGAATCAGTTGCTTAATGTAGGAAAGCAGCTGGTTACTGATGAGGTTGGCCTTGTAGTGTGCCAGAAAGTTATCCATCCATCCTTGAAGCAGTATCTGAAAGAGAATGGTGTCATCGCTGTGGACAGAGCTGGGCTGTCTCTCATGGAACCCCTGAGTCGGATGACAG GTTCAAAGCCAATAGCTTCCATACACAACTTGTCTTCTGGTTGTTACGGCAGTTTGAAAGACATGTGCATTGAGAGTTTTGCTtccaggaactttgtgcatctAATTCCTAATGACACAGTTGTCTGCAGCTTGATACTCTGTAACAGAAGTGAAACAGCATGGGATGAATTGAAG CGTGCTTGTGAAACTGCAGAACATGTGTTACAGTTAACACTGAAGGAACCTTTGGCGTTATTAGGAGGTGGCTGTACAGAAACTCACCTGGCTTCCTATATAAGACATAAG agTTGCAGTCTGTCCACCAGCAGTTTTGAAGATATAGATTGTTCTCAAACACAATACCAATTGGTTGCTGATGGGTTTTGCCGTTCCCTGGAGTCTGTAGCTCGCTGTCTGAATCACGATGAGGGAGAAATTCTTACAGACATGGTTTATGGACACTGTTGGTTTGTTCCACCAGGTTTTCCACCTGTCTCTAGTTGGTCAGACTTAGTTACAAAATGTGGCTGTGGGATTAATGGTAATGGTGAGAATCTCAAATGGAGGCTTTTGCAGGGCCAGTTTGGCTCTGCTGTTACACAGGAGTGCCCTAAAGAGCCCTTAGTAAAGGTTGATGACTTTCTGACATTGGACTGTTATGCTGCAAAGTGTAGTGGCCTGCAAGTAGCTCTGGAGACAGCCAATCTGATTTTGGATCTCTTGTATGTCATCAAAGATCAAAATTAG
- the LOC136015831 gene encoding uncharacterized LOC128706665 homolog yields MGLKTIWKDYKVLIVMGVGLGLVHWGWFHIKSSPLFQVKTVEVVPEPGIVAYVLQNDRKNKEK; encoded by the coding sequence ATGGGTCTTAAAACCATCTGGAAGGACTACAAAGTTCTGATTGTTATGGGAGTTGGCCTTGGGCTGGTGCACTGGGGCTGGTTTCATATCAAGTCCAGCCCTCTTTTCCAAGTGAAGACAGTGGAGGTTGTTCCAGAACCTGGGATTGTGGCATACGTGTTGCAAAATGATCGCAAAAATAAGGAGAAATAG